A region of the Epinephelus fuscoguttatus linkage group LG13, E.fuscoguttatus.final_Chr_v1 genome:
GAGTAGGTTTAGAAACTGAAGCCCCCTTTCCACCACACACTTTTGgcatggtacctttggaaccaaaagtaacccttcagacatggtacctagaccaccgcaaacagtactcttaaatgtgggcggggttgtcgtcactcactgctccgtctaGCACTCACtatatttcctcctttatcagtctgcacctcattcatcatccacagaacgaggctgcacgccgacattttcagaacaaaatagaacaggctgcagtgagagtctctctccatgggatatggGATATTTAAGTttacagctccaccttttagtaccagatctgtgtgctaggtaccccaacagaagggggaccaaacatggggccggtacggaacggttctattggtaccatccacaacttttcacagtggaaacagaaaaaaagcttactgaactgaactgaaacatattgtactgcttggtggaaatggggttAAAGTCACTctacttcctcctttgcttcaGAGAGGAGCCATTATCCACACGACCAAAGAggcagaaaaagtaaaaaaataaacaaaccacaATCGAATAAACAACTGATGGTGAGATGTTTCTCATGAGGACAGTTTCAGACCACCCAAACTGTGCTGACTGGGATGGatttagatttaaaacaaaGCTCATGACATCACTGACCATGCTTCCTTTCAGGGGAAACACAAACCGTGGACAGTCATGCTGAGTCTCAGTGGCATGTCTCCACCAGCCTCACCAGTATAAAGAAACCTTCCATTGGCCAAAAGCCAGTTTTCATCCAGCCAATCACAAGCTGCACGGTGCCACACGGCGAGGTGGCACGCtttcatgcatgtgtgtccGGCATGCCGAAGCCGGAGATAAGCTGGTTCCACAACCGGCAACCGGTTCAGCCTACCAAGAACGTGGTGTTTCACTTCGATGAGGTGACCAGCACCGCCATGCTCATCATAGTCGATGCTTTCGCTGAGCACGCAGGACAGTACACCTGCAGGGCTGCCAATAACGCTGGAGAGGCCGCATGCTCGGCCACCCTCACCGtaaccagagaagaagaaggtaACCCCTGGATCCATTGGCTGCAGCCAGATTCTGAAATAaacctgtttttctttctgcaaGATTAATTCACCCTCTTTGAATTCCTTCTTATTGTTTCCACACAAATCACTTCAGGGATGTCCCGAACCACGCTGCACAATTAGCCTCCGCACTGGTGATTGCTGTGGCCAAAGGCATCATGATTTcgggttgtccgtctgtccgtcccattCACGTGAACACACTATatcaagaacatcttgagggaatttcttcaaatttggcacagacattccacttggactcaacaattaactgattcaattttggtggtcaaaggtcactgtgacctcaactTTATCATTCTTGTAACGCATATCTcgagaacaccttgagggattttttcttaatttgccaGAAATATCCCCTTTAAGTCTAgcatgaactgatttgattttggtggtcaaacgtCAAGGTCACTTCTAttgtctcattctcataaacatgatatctcaaaaacaccttgagggattttttattttgtatttaaatttgGCAGAagtgtccatttggactcaacaatgaactgattggggtcaaaggtcaaggtcacagtgatctcttctctcttattcttgtgaacgccCTATCTCAAGATCACCTTgaggcacaaatgtccactttaagtcaaggatgaactgactaGACTTTGGTGACCTTTAGTGACACCAtgaataccttgagggaatctcttcaaatttggcacaa
Encoded here:
- the LOC125899812 gene encoding myosin light chain kinase, smooth muscle, producing MPKPEISWFHNRQPVQPTKNVVFHFDEVTSTAMLIIVDAFAEHAGQYTCRAANNAGEAACSATLTVTREEEGSNSPLHPPSPSSRLPHRKTVEHA